In the Sinomonas cyclohexanicum genome, CCGCCCCGGGAGCCCTCACTGGGCGTTGCCCGGCCGCGCGGCGACGGCGCTGGAGATCGTGGCCGCGATCGCGCCGGCCGTGGCCGGGTCGATCGTGCCGCCCCGGCCGCGGGCGGAGGCGTGGACCGCGTGGACCCCGGCGTCGAGGAGCGGGGGCACGAGGGCCGCGGTCACGCCGCCGCCTGCCATGATCTCCAGGCCCGGCGCGTGCTCCCGCGCGAGCCCGACCAGCCGTCGCAGCGCGGTGAGCCCGAGCCTGCAGTCGGGGGCGCCGCCGCTCGTGAGGACCCGGTCCGCACCGGTGTCCGCGAGGCGGGCCAGCGCGGCTGCGGGTTCGGCGCCCGCGGCCAGGGCGGCGTCGAACGCCCGGTGGAACGTCACCTCGGCGTCCGGCGCCTCCGCGCGCACGACGCCGGCCACTCGCCTCAGCGCCTCGGCGTCCGGCCCGCCGTCGCGCGACAGCATGCCGACGACGACGCCTGCCGCCCCCGCGCGCACGGCCTGGACGCAGCCCCGCTCGATGGCCGCGAGCTCCTCGCGGCCGTAGGCGAACCCGCCGGGCCGCGGGCGCACGAGCACGTGGACCGGGAGGCCCACCGCGCACGCGGCCTCGATGTCCGCGAGGCTCGGCGTGACTCCGTCCGTCGCGGCGAGGTCCGCGCACAGTTCCACACGCAGGGCGCCCGCCGCGGCGGCGACGCGGACCCCCGCCTCGGACTCGACCGCGAACTCGAGGGCGACCCGTTGCCCGACCCCGAGCCCGGCGCCCGTACGGTTCAGAACCCCTGCCACGCCGGCTTCTTCCCGAACGTGTGCTGGTAGTACTCCGTGTGCTCGAGCCGCGAGGCCGCGGCGGCGTCCACGAGCACCGTCACGTGCGGGTGCAGCTGGAGCGCCGACGCCGGGCACCGTGCCGCGACGGGACCCTCGACGGCGGCGGCGACGGCTTCCGCCTTCGCCTCACCGAGCCCGAGGAGCAGCAGGTGCCGTGCCTCGAGGATCGTCCCGAGGCCCTGGGTCAGGACGTGGTGCGGCACCTCATCGGGGCCCGCGAAGAACCGCGCGTTGTCCCGGCGGGTCTGCTCGGTGAGGGTCTTGATCCTGGTGCGGGACGCGAGCGAGCTCATGGGCTCGTTGAACCCGATGTGCCCATCGGAGCCGATGCCGAGGATCTGGACGTCGATGCCGCCTGCCCGGGCGATCGACGCGTCGTACCGGGCGGCCTCGGCCGCCGGGTCGGCGGCCTCGCCGTCGAGCCCGTGCACCTCCCCGGCGGCGAAGTCCACGTGGTCCGCGATCTCGCGGCGGATCACCGAGCGGTAGGACTCGGGGTGCGAGGCCGGCAGCCCCACGTACTCGTCCAGCAGGAAGGCCTGCGAGCCGGCGAAGCTCAGCCCCTCCTCGCGGTGCCTGCGGATGAGCTCGCGGTACGTGCCGAGGGGCGTGGAGCCGGTGGCGAGGCCCAGCACCGCGGGCCCGCGGCGCACGCGGTCCTCGATGATGCTGGCCGCGGTGCGGGCCACTCGGCCCGCGTCGGGGAGGACGATGATCTCCATGCGGTCTCCTCCAGGCTACTTCGCGGGCTCGGTCTCGACGGTGACCTCGTCGTCCTCGCGGCCCGGCGTGCGCAGGTTCCACCGCTTGATCACGAACGAGAAGAGGAAGTAGTACACGAGGCCGTACCCGATGCCGATCGGGATGAGCAGCCACGCGTTGTGGGCCTTGCCGAAGTTCAGCACGAAGTCGATCAGCCCCGCGGAGAACGTGAACCCGTCATGGATGCCGAGCGCGTTCACGAGGGCGAGGGACGTGCCCGTGAGCGCGGCATGGACGATGTAGAGAGGGAACGCGACGAACATGAACGAGTACTCGAGCGGCTCGGTGATGCCGGTGAGGAACGCGGTGAGCGCGGTCGAGAGCATGATGCCGCCCACGATCTTCCTCTGCGACGGCTTGGCATGGCGCCAGATGGCGAGGGCCGCGGCGGGGAGGCCGAACATCATGATCGGGAAGAAGCCGGTCATGAACGTCCCCGCGGTCGGGTCGCCGGCGAAGAAGCGGTTGAGGTCGCCGCGGACCAGCTGGCCGGAAGCGTCGGTGTAGTCGCCGACGAGGAACCAGACCATCGAGTTGAGGATGTGGTGGAGGCCCGCGGGGATGAGCATGCGGTTCGCGAACCCGTAGACGCCGCCGCCCACCACCGAGTTCGAGGCCACGGCCTGGCCGACCCAGGACAGGCCCGAGTTGAACAGCGGGTACAGGAGCGAGAGGACCACGCCGCTCACGAGGCTCGTGACCGAGGTCAGGATCGGGACGAGGCGGCGGCCCGAGAAGAATCCGAGGAAGTCCGGGAGCTTGGTCCGATAGAACTTCTGCCACAGGCTCGCCGAGAAGAGGCCCACGATGATGCCAGCGAGGACCCCGTAGTTGATCACCGCGGGCTTGCCGGTCGGGTCGACCTGGCCTGCAAGGACGATCGGGGACATGGCCTTGAAGACGCCGTCGATCACCATGTAGCCCACCACGGCGGCGAGGGCCGTGGACCCGTCCGCCTTCTTGGCCCAGCCGATCGCGATGCCCACCGCGAAGATCAGGGGGAGCCACGCGAAGACGGCGTTGCCGGCGGCGGAGATGACCGCCGCGCCCTGCCCGAAGCCGGGGATCGCGCCGAGCAGGTCGGCCTGTCCGAGGCGCAGGAGGATGCCGGCGGCGGGCAGGACCGCGATCGGCAGCATGAGCGTGCGGCCGAGCCGCTGGAGGGTCGCGAAGACCACGTTGGGCTTCTTCTCCGGCGTCTTGGCCGGCGTGTCGATTGCCATGGGAGTGCACCTTTGCGATCTATGGGCTGGGGTCTTGTGAAGGGCCGGTCTTACCCGGTACTGTCTGGTTATGACCAGTTCAGTTTGGGTCGTCCCGCAATCGGATGTCAAGGGCCAACCCGAACCCGTCGGAGCCGAGGGTTCCGGCCGCTGGACGGAGAAGCAGAGTCAGAGAGGACATGCCATGTCGAAGGCAGAGAAGATCATCGCGGGGCTCGGGGGAGCCGAGAACATCGTCGAGGTGGAGGCGTGCATCACGCGCCTGCGGACAGAGGTCAAGGATTCCTCGCTCGTCAGCGAGGGCACGCTCAAGGCGGCCGGGGCGCACGGTGTGCTGGTCGCGGGCAGCGCCGTCCAGGTCATCGTCGGCCCCGAGGCGGACACGCTCGCCGAGGACATCGAGGACCTGCTCTGATGGCGCCCCGTCTCGTGGTCCGCGCGCCGCTCGCCGGCAGGACGGTGCTCCTCGCCGACGTCCCCGATCCGGTGTTCTCGGCGCAGATGGTGGGCTCCGGTGCCGCGGTCGAGCCGGACGCGGGGGCCGCCTTCGACGTCGTGGCCCCGGTCGCAGGGAAGATCGTCAAGCTCCTGCCGCACGCGTTCATCGTCGTGGACGGGGCCGGCCGCGGGGTGCTCACCCACGTCGGGATCGACACCGTCAAGCTCGAGGGCGAGGGCTTCGAGCTGCTTGCCGCCAAGGGTGACACGGTCGACGCCGGCACTCCCGTCATGCGGGTCGACCCGGCAGCCGCCGTGGCCGCTGGCTACTCGCTCGTGAGCCCCGTCGTGGTGCTCGACACCAAGCCGGACACCGCGACCGTCCTGTCGGAGGGCGCGGTCGCGGCGGGGGCCGAGCTGTTCTCGGTCAACGGCGCCTAACCTACAGCCGCACCTCCATGCTCAGGGCGTACCGGTCCGAGCGGTACCATGAGCGCGCGTGCTCGATGGGCAGGTCGCCTGAATACGAGGTGCGGTCGAAGAACAGGACCGGGGCCCCCGCCACGGTGCCCAGGAGCACGCCGATCTCGGCGGGGGCGCTCTCGGCGCGGACCGTCTGGCGGGCCCGGTCGATCTGGTGCCCGAACTTCTCGGCGAGCGCCTTGTAGACGGAGCCCGTGAGGTCGATGTCCAGCAGCCCCTCGGCGTGCGCGGGGTGGTACCACGCGTCGTCCACGCTCACGGGCCGCCCGTCGGCGAGGCGCAGGCGGCGCAGGTGGATCGCCTCGGTTCCCTGCGCGAGGCCGAGCGCCTCCGCGGTGTCCTCGGGCGCCGTCGTGCGCTCGGCGGTGAGCACCACCGTGCTGGCTGTGAGTCCCCGGGCCTCCATCTCCTGGGTGAACGAGGCCAGGTGGAGGGTGGACTGGATGGCGGAGTCGGCCACGAACGTGCCCTTGCCCGGCACGCGGACCAGGTGGCCATCGGTCACGAGGCGGCCGATCGCGGCGCGAACGGTGATGCGGGAGACCCCGTACATGTCCATGAGCTCGCGCTCGCTCGGCAGGCGTGCGCCTGGGGTGAGGTCCTCCTTGGCCAGCCGGAGGATGATCGCGCGCAGCTGCTCGTGCTTGGGCACGATCGAGTTGTCGAGCGTGGCCGCGGACGCCGGGGACGCGCCCGGGGCGTCGGGCGTGGTCGTCGCTGGCATTCGTGCTCCCTCGCGTGCGTGGTGCGATCCAGTGCGGACCGCCTCTTCGGATTATGCCATGTCCGACCCAGACATGGGATGACCTCGCGTGCACTGTGGAGTGATCCTGTTCTCGGGCTACTTCGGTGGCAGCGAGCCCGCGTAGTCGACGCCGACCCAGACCCAGCGGCGCAGATCGTCCTCTGAGTCGATCGCGTCCTCGTCGATGCGGAGCCAGCCGTCCATCTCCCGGCCGCGCATCACCGCCCGCTCCACCCCGGGGTTCGCGCACAGCTCGTCGCTCGCCGCAGGGTCGGCCCGCAGGAGCATGCCGCCGTGGCCCGACGCGCTCACGGCCATGTTGCCGCCGATCAGGAACGCGAGGCCGCCGAACATCTTCTTCTCGGTGAAGTCCGCCGTGCCGATCAGGAGGCCGCGGATGCGGTCCGCGAGGACTTGGTCGTATGCCACCGGGCCATGGTTGCACCGGGCACCGCTGAACGGAAGAGCCGTCGCCAGCTGCTGCTCACCCCGCTGCTACCGCGCTCTCGGCGTTCCGCCGGAGCACGGCGAGCATCCGCGACTGCATCACCCAGACCAGGGGAGGGAAGGCCCAATCAGTGACCAGCAGCTTGACCCATCGGGGTTCGAAGGTCTCGTAGCCGCCGATCACGAGGCGCGTCCTGCGCCCGGGAAGCTCCTTGAGCTGGAAGCCCCACAGCCCTTCGGTGTAGGCGGCGGGCCGGGGGTCTTTCGGGTCGAGGGGCCGGCCGCGCAGATCGCTGAGCCCGCGCAGGCCGAGGAACTGGTTCGGCTCGAGCACGACCACGTCCCACGCGTCCACCGCACCGTACTTCTTGGTCCAGTACTTGACCGTGTCGCCGACCTTGAGGTCCTGCCATTCAGGGTGGATCCGGTCTGCGCTCGGGCGCCCGCCGTTGTCGAGCCGGTCCCACGAGTACCACCCGCCGCGGTCCCCGCCGAGCTGCACGAGCCACGGCCAGACGGCCTCGGGAGGCGCGTCAATGGTGGTTGCCATCGTCGCGCCGCGCTCGCCGTTCGGCACGATCCCCGCGCCCGGGTAAGGGCCGGCAATCTCCTCTCGCGTGGCTCCCCAGTTCCTCAGCTTGGGGACCACCAGGGCCTTGTAGACCACTGCTGCCGCAGCGGAGGTGCATGCGATCATGAGTGCCTTCCTCATGGAATCCAGCGTGGGCGGGGCTCCACAGGCGGTCCAGAGGACAAGGTCATCGAACGCGACGGGGACCGCACCCTTGAGGCGACAGGGGTCCCGAACTAGCGTGGGCCGAGGCTGAACAGGAGGCGCAATGGGCACGTCAACGGGCAGGACAGTGGCTGTACTCGGGACTGGGATCATGGGCTCGGGCATGGCGAGGAACCTCGCGAAGGCGGGGTTCGACGTCGTGGTCTGGAACCGCCACCGCGAGCGGGCCGCGGCGCTCGCGGACGACGGCGCGCGGGTCGCCGAGAGCGCGGCAGACGCCGTTGCCGGCGCGGATGTGGTGCTGACCATGCTGTTCGACGAGGCGGCGACCGCCGAGACCATGGCCGGGGCCCTGGCCGCACTGAAGGACGGTGCCGTCTGGATCCAGAGCGCGACCGTCGGCCCGGACGGGGCGCGGCGGCTCGCCGAGCAGGCCCGCGCGGCCGGCGTGACGTTCGTGGACGCGCCGGTCATGGGCACCCGGCAGCCCGCCCAGGAGGGGACGCTCACGGTGCTGGGCGGGTGCGCGCCCGAGGTGCGTGACGCCGTCGTGCCCGTGTTCGACGCGATCGGGTCGAAGACGATCTGGGTGGGGGAGCGGCCGGGAGACGGGCAGCGGCTCAAGCTCGTCATGAACTCGTGGGTCCTCACGCTCGTGGGCGGGGCGGCGCAGGCGATCGACCTCGCGCGCGGGCTCGGCCTCGACCCGCAGCTGTTCCTCGACACGATCTCCGGTGCGGGCACGGACAGCGCGTACGCGCAGGCGAAGGGCAGGGCCATGATCGCCGGCGAGTACCCTCCCGCGTTCCCGCTCGACGGCGCGGCGAAGGACTCGGGGCTCATTGGCGACGCGCTGCGGTCTGCCGGTGTCAGTGCCGTGCTCATGGACGCCCTGCGCGATCGGTTCGAGACCGCGGCGGCAGCGGGCCACGGGGGCGAGGACATGGCCTCCGTCGTCGAGGCGTTCCGCCTCCCGTAGGTCTCAGCGGGACGCGGACTCGAGGGACGTGGCGAAGTCCTCGGCGAAGGCCCGGACGCCGTCCCATTCGGTGTAGACGTAGTCGCGGGAAAGATCGGTGCCCAGGTCCCCGGGCTTGTCCTGCACGATCTTCTTCATCATGTGGCGCTTCACGAAGTTGTACTGGGTGTACAGCAGGGCGCCGCCGAACAGGGCCACCCGCGCCGGGCGCCACCCGGTCTGCTCCTCGAACTCGTGGACGTACTTCTCCGCCTCCTCCATGTCGCCGTGTGCCGCCATGCTGACGGAGAAGAAGCCCGAGGGCACCTGGGCGAGGGTGTCGAGGTTCTGCTGGACGAACTCGACCACGTGCTTGTCGTGCTTGCCCACATGGATGGAGCCGCCCACGATCACGCCGTCGTACCCGGCGGGGGTGCCGTGGGACTCTCTGACGTCCTGCACCGTGACGTCGAGGCCGCGGCCGCGCAGGACGTCGGCGACGACCTGGGCGATCTCGGCGGTCTGCCCCTCGTGGGTGCTGTAGGCGACGAGGACCTTGTTCATGACGGCTCCTTCCCGCGTCGGCCGCTTCCTAGCCTCCGCCCCGTGGCTCCTGTGCGTACAGTGGCCAAGGTCCCGCCTGATCAGAGGAGCGTCCCATGCCCACCAGCCGAACGATCCGCGGTGCCGTCCTGAACAGGATGGGCGCCGAGACGCCGTATGCCCGGAGCCGTCCCCTCACGGTTGAGGAGCTCGAGCTCACCGGGCCTGGACCCGGGGAGCTGTTGATCCGCATCGAGGCGGCAGGGCTGTGCCATTCGGATCTGTCTGTGGTGAACGGGTCGCGGCCGCGCCCGTTGCCCATGCTGCTCGGCCATGAGGCGGCGGGGATCGTCGAGGAGGTCGGGGCGGGAGTCGAGTCGGTGGCTCCGGGCCAGCGCGTCGTCATGACGTTCCTGCCGCGGTGCGGGGAATGCGCCGCGTGCGCCACGGAGGGGCGCCTGCCTTGCGAGCGGGGGAGCGCGGCGAACGCCGCCGGCACGCTCCTGACGGGCACGCGCCACCTCAACCGCCCGGGGTCCGGCGGCCGGGTGCAGCACCATCTGGGCGTCTCCGGATTCGCGACTCATGCGGTCGTTGACGAGCGCTCCGTGGTCCCCGTGGGCAGCGACGTGCCGCCGGCCGTCGCGGCGCTGCTCGGCTGCGCCGTGCTCACTGGCGGCGGCGCGCTGCTCAACGCGGGCCGGATCACGCCCGAGACGACCGTCGCGGTGGTGGGGCTCGGCGGGGTGGGCATGGCCGGGCTGCTCACCGCGGTGGGCATGGGCTGCCGCGTCATCGCAGTGGACGCCCAGGAGTCGAAGCTCGCGACCGCCCTCGAGTGGGGCGCCGTCGAGGCACTCACCCCGCGGGAGGCGCTCGAGCGGAAGGCGGAGGCCGGCGTCGTGCTCGAGGCCGTGGGGCACCCGCGCGCGTTCGAGACCGCGTTCCGCCTGCTCGGACTGGGCGGGACGGTCGTGACCGTGGGGCTCCCAGCACCCGGCGCGACGGCGGAGATCGAGCCGCTGCAGCTCACCGCCAGGGCACAGACCGTGGTGGGCAGCTACCTCGGCTCAGCGGTTCCGAAGCGGGACGTGCCCGCGTTCGAGAAGCTGTGGCGTGAGGGGCGGCTCCCGCTTGAGCGGCTCGTCTCGCGCACCATCGCGCTC is a window encoding:
- a CDS encoding TfoX/Sxy family protein, with product MAYDQVLADRIRGLLIGTADFTEKKMFGGLAFLIGGNMAVSASGHGGMLLRADPAASDELCANPGVERAVMRGREMDGWLRIDEDAIDSEDDLRRWVWVGVDYAGSLPPK
- a CDS encoding PTS transporter subunit EIIC, translating into MAIDTPAKTPEKKPNVVFATLQRLGRTLMLPIAVLPAAGILLRLGQADLLGAIPGFGQGAAVISAAGNAVFAWLPLIFAVGIAIGWAKKADGSTALAAVVGYMVIDGVFKAMSPIVLAGQVDPTGKPAVINYGVLAGIIVGLFSASLWQKFYRTKLPDFLGFFSGRRLVPILTSVTSLVSGVVLSLLYPLFNSGLSWVGQAVASNSVVGGGVYGFANRMLIPAGLHHILNSMVWFLVGDYTDASGQLVRGDLNRFFAGDPTAGTFMTGFFPIMMFGLPAAALAIWRHAKPSQRKIVGGIMLSTALTAFLTGITEPLEYSFMFVAFPLYIVHAALTGTSLALVNALGIHDGFTFSAGLIDFVLNFGKAHNAWLLIPIGIGYGLVYYFLFSFVIKRWNLRTPGREDDEVTVETEPAK
- a CDS encoding alcohol dehydrogenase catalytic domain-containing protein → MPTSRTIRGAVLNRMGAETPYARSRPLTVEELELTGPGPGELLIRIEAAGLCHSDLSVVNGSRPRPLPMLLGHEAAGIVEEVGAGVESVAPGQRVVMTFLPRCGECAACATEGRLPCERGSAANAAGTLLTGTRHLNRPGSGGRVQHHLGVSGFATHAVVDERSVVPVGSDVPPAVAALLGCAVLTGGGALLNAGRITPETTVAVVGLGGVGMAGLLTAVGMGCRVIAVDAQESKLATALEWGAVEALTPREALERKAEAGVVLEAVGHPRAFETAFRLLGLGGTVVTVGLPAPGATAEIEPLQLTARAQTVVGSYLGSAVPKRDVPAFEKLWREGRLPLERLVSRTIALEEINEGMDALASGEVIRQVVTFDAG
- a CDS encoding copper homeostasis protein CutC, with the translated sequence MAGVLNRTGAGLGVGQRVALEFAVESEAGVRVAAAAGALRVELCADLAATDGVTPSLADIEAACAVGLPVHVLVRPRPGGFAYGREELAAIERGCVQAVRAGAAGVVVGMLSRDGGPDAEALRRVAGVVRAEAPDAEVTFHRAFDAALAAGAEPAAALARLADTGADRVLTSGGAPDCRLGLTALRRLVGLAREHAPGLEIMAGGGVTAALVPPLLDAGVHAVHASARGRGGTIDPATAGAIAATISSAVAARPGNAQ
- a CDS encoding GntR family transcriptional regulator, coding for MPATTTPDAPGASPASAATLDNSIVPKHEQLRAIILRLAKEDLTPGARLPSERELMDMYGVSRITVRAAIGRLVTDGHLVRVPGKGTFVADSAIQSTLHLASFTQEMEARGLTASTVVLTAERTTAPEDTAEALGLAQGTEAIHLRRLRLADGRPVSVDDAWYHPAHAEGLLDIDLTGSVYKALAEKFGHQIDRARQTVRAESAPAEIGVLLGTVAGAPVLFFDRTSYSGDLPIEHARSWYRSDRYALSMEVRL
- the nagB gene encoding glucosamine-6-phosphate deaminase, which encodes MEIIVLPDAGRVARTAASIIEDRVRRGPAVLGLATGSTPLGTYRELIRRHREEGLSFAGSQAFLLDEYVGLPASHPESYRSVIRREIADHVDFAAGEVHGLDGEAADPAAEAARYDASIARAGGIDVQILGIGSDGHIGFNEPMSSLASRTRIKTLTEQTRRDNARFFAGPDEVPHHVLTQGLGTILEARHLLLLGLGEAKAEAVAAAVEGPVAARCPASALQLHPHVTVLVDAAAASRLEHTEYYQHTFGKKPAWQGF
- a CDS encoding PTS sugar transporter subunit IIA produces the protein MAPRLVVRAPLAGRTVLLADVPDPVFSAQMVGSGAAVEPDAGAAFDVVAPVAGKIVKLLPHAFIVVDGAGRGVLTHVGIDTVKLEGEGFELLAAKGDTVDAGTPVMRVDPAAAVAAGYSLVSPVVVLDTKPDTATVLSEGAVAAGAELFSVNGA
- a CDS encoding flavodoxin domain-containing protein, which gives rise to MNKVLVAYSTHEGQTAEIAQVVADVLRGRGLDVTVQDVRESHGTPAGYDGVIVGGSIHVGKHDKHVVEFVQQNLDTLAQVPSGFFSVSMAAHGDMEEAEKYVHEFEEQTGWRPARVALFGGALLYTQYNFVKRHMMKKIVQDKPGDLGTDLSRDYVYTEWDGVRAFAEDFATSLESASR
- a CDS encoding PTS glucose/sucrose transporter subunit IIB — encoded protein: MTSSVWVVPQSDVKGQPEPVGAEGSGRWTEKQSQRGHAMSKAEKIIAGLGGAENIVEVEACITRLRTEVKDSSLVSEGTLKAAGAHGVLVAGSAVQVIVGPEADTLAEDIEDLL
- a CDS encoding NAD(P)-dependent oxidoreductase gives rise to the protein MGTSTGRTVAVLGTGIMGSGMARNLAKAGFDVVVWNRHRERAAALADDGARVAESAADAVAGADVVLTMLFDEAATAETMAGALAALKDGAVWIQSATVGPDGARRLAEQARAAGVTFVDAPVMGTRQPAQEGTLTVLGGCAPEVRDAVVPVFDAIGSKTIWVGERPGDGQRLKLVMNSWVLTLVGGAAQAIDLARGLGLDPQLFLDTISGAGTDSAYAQAKGRAMIAGEYPPAFPLDGAAKDSGLIGDALRSAGVSAVLMDALRDRFETAAAAGHGGEDMASVVEAFRLP